A region from the Pelobates fuscus isolate aPelFus1 chromosome 1, aPelFus1.pri, whole genome shotgun sequence genome encodes:
- the LOC134596118 gene encoding hemoglobin subunit alpha-5-like, translated as MTFSDAEKAAIVSIWGKVAGQTDELGAEALERLFLSYPQTKTYFSHFNLSHGSQDLRSHGGKVLNAIGSAAGHLDDLSGALSTLSDLHAYQLRVDPGNFRLLSHSIQVTLSAHFGAEFTPTAQSAWDKFLAAVSAVLVSKYR; from the exons ATGACTTTCTCAGATGCTGAAAAGGCTGCAATTGTCTCCATCTGGGGAAAGGTAGCTGGCCAAACTGATGAGCTTGGAGCAGAGGCTTTAGAAAG GCTGTTTCTGAGCTACCCTCAGACCAAGACCTACTTCAGCCATTTTAACCTGAGCCATGGTTCCCAGGATCTCCGCAGTCATGGTGGAAAGGTTTTGAACGCCATTGGAAGTGCTGCCGGACACTTGGATGACCTTAGCGGTGCTCTGTCTACCCTCAGTGACCTCCACGCTTACCAACTGAGAGTTGATCCTGGCAACTTCAGG CTGCTGTCTCACTCCATCCAGGTCACTCTGTCTGCTCACTTTGGAGCTGAATTCACTCCCACTGCCCAATCAGCCTGGGACAAGTTCCTCGCTGCAGTTTCTGCtgttctggtttccaagtacagaTAA